The Castanea sativa cultivar Marrone di Chiusa Pesio chromosome 11, ASM4071231v1 genome contains a region encoding:
- the LOC142615091 gene encoding calmodulin-binding receptor-like cytoplasmic kinase 2 produces MYGGRNSSSTGSRSVPYSPASVYSDTSTATARSSSSSKSSVASAARSVAGVFVSCFTPPVDTRSSAKSFADSDEFKPAVSDASRAGSERKRGSNRGVYAAANNSTHEREPGSVKFNIEEILKATRNFSPSFKIGQGGFGTVFRGRLEDGTLVAVKRAKKSVYDKHLGVEFQSEIRTLAQVEHLNLVKFYGYLEHGDERIVVVEYVPNGTLREHLDCIHGNILDLAARLDIAIDVAHAITYLHMYTDRPIIHRDIKSSNILLTENLRAKVADFGFARLAADSDSGVTHVSTQVKGTAGYLDPEYLRTYQLTEKSDVYSFGVLLVELVTGRRPIEPKRELKERITAKWAMKKFTDGEAITTLDPKLECDAANNLAIEKILELALQCLAPRRQNRPSMRRCAEILWSIRKDYRELSVSDGRSLSSYSMRSTSTREQ; encoded by the exons ATGTACGGGGGCCGGAACTCTAGCTCGACGGGCTCAAGGAGCGTTCCCTACTCGCCTGCTTCCGTATACTCCGACACCTCCACCGCCACCGCCCGTAGCTCCTCCAGTTCCAAGAGCTCCGTCGCCTCCGCCGCACGCTCCGTCGCCGGAGTCTTCGTCTCCTGCTTCACTCCTCCCGTGGATACTAGGAGCTCCGCTAAGAGCTTCGCTGACTCTGACGAATTCAAACCTG CTGTATCGGATGCTTCAAGAGCTGGAAGTGAGAGAAAACGTGGTTCTAATCGAGGGGTCTATGCCGCTGCAAATAACTCAACACATGAGCGGGAGCCTGGGAGCGTAAAATTCAACATAGAGGAAATCCTCAAGGCCACGAGGAATTTCTCCCCATCTTTTAAGATCGGACAAGGCGGGTTTGGGACAGTCTTTAGGGGGAGACTTGAAGATGGAACCTTAGTTGCCGTAAAACGTGCTAAGAAG aGTGTATATGATAAGCATTTGGGAGTGGAATTCCAGAGTGAGATTCGAACATTGGCACAGGTGGAGCATTTGAATCTGGTCAAGTTTTATGGATATTTGGAGCACGGAGATGAAAGGATTGTTGTTGTGGAGTATGTTCCCAATGGAACCCTCAGAGAACACTTGGATT GTATTCATGGCAATATTCTGGACCTTGCTGCACGGCTAGATATTGCAATTGATGTGGCCCATGCCATCACCTATCTTCATATGTATACAG ATCGCCCTATCATTCATAGAGACATAAAATCTTCCAACATTCTCCTCACGGAAAACCTTAGAGCCAAGGTAGCTGACTTTGGTTTTGCTAGACTGGCAGCTGACAGTGATTCAGGTGTTACTCATGTGTCTACCCAAGTTAAAGGAACTGCTGGCTACTTGGACCCTGAGTACCTCAGAACCTATCAACTTACTGAGAAAAGCGATGTGTATTCATTTGGTGTGTTATTGGTTGAACTAGTTACAGGCAGACGTCCAATTGAACCAAAACGAGAACTCAAGGAGCGGATAACGGCAAAATGg GCCATGAAGAAGTTCACTGATGGAGAAGCTATTACAACATTGGACCCAAAGCTGGAATGCGATGCTGCAAATAACTTGGCCATTGAAAAGATACTAGAACTAGCCTTACAATGTTTGGCTCCGCGCAGACAGAATCGGCCTAGCATGAGGAGGTGTGCAGAGATACTCTGGAGTATCCGTAAGGATTACAGGGAGTTATCAGTTTCAGATGGCCGTTCACTCTCATCCTATTCCATGAGGAGCACTTCAACAAGAGAGCAATGA
- the LOC142617689 gene encoding pentatricopeptide repeat-containing protein At2g46050, mitochondrial, producing MLSKCRSSSIPTVHFKRQLSFPPILSSAQTSQNAQKNDSSLPLSRLRAKMPISEATHFSDPHSAHSFCSNALKVSAKMGFLPQGKQLHAHVIELGLYNVLSLQNQILSVYVRCKEFHDAQRLFDDMRVRNVVSWNTVICGVVDFSSNNRSNLYLGISYFRRMLLEMVWPDDITFNGLFRACIELDDVVIGKELHCFIVKAGFDLNSFVGSALVKLYATCGFVGDARRAFDGILSRDLVLWNVMVSCYVSNCLAKEAFGVFNLMQLQGVKGDEFTFSSLLSLCGTLESCNLGKQIHGLIVRNSFDLDVQVVSALVDMYANNQSIDDACKAFDGMNIRNVVSWNTMIVAYGQHGDGKEAMKLLKKMLKAGFYPDELTLASILSSCGNLSATSEIMQAHASTIKLGLQAFLSISNALINAYSKCGSILGAYQCFSSVLEPDLVTWTSVVCAYAFHGLTKEATELFEKMLSYGIRPDPIIFLGLLSACNHGGLVKKGLHYFNLMTSYYQIVPNSEHYACLIDLFGRFGLLDEAFDVLTSMPMEPGSNTLGAFIGACKVHKNLRLAKWAAEKLFALEPNNPANYTLMSNLYASERLWHDLASVRKIMRDRCDFKVPGYSWIQISSNVHTFVSSDKSHPQALQAYVILGTLLRLMKEDNHICNINTMSDSFLDDCALNFHG from the coding sequence ATGCTGTCCAAATGCCGCTCATCTTCGATCCCCACCGTCCATTTCAAACGGCAGTTGTCCTTCCCGCCAATACTTTCCTCAGCTCAAACCAGCCAAAATGCTCAAAAAAACGACTCATCTCTCCCTCTGAGTCGACTCAGAGCCAAAATGCCTATTTCCGAGGCAACCCATTTCAGCGATCCTCACTCGGCCCATTCTTTTTGCTCCAATGCCCTCAAAGTCTCAGCCAAAATGGGATTTCTTCCCCAAGGAAAACAACTGCATGCACATGTGATAGAGTTGGGATTGTATAATGTATTGTCCTTGCAGAACCAGATTTTGAGTGTTTATGTTAGATGCAAGGAGTTTCATGATGCACAGAGACTGTTCGATGATATGCGTGTGAGAAACGTGGTGTCATGGAACACTGTTATTTGTGGTGTTGTTGACTTTAGTAGTAATAATAGGTCGAACCTTTATCTGGGTATTTCTTATTTTAGGAGAATGTTGTTGGAAATGGTATGGCCAGATGATATAACTTTTAACGGTTTGTTTCGTGCATGCATTGAGTTGGATGATGTTGTGATTGGTAAAGAACTGCATTGTTTTATAGTGAAAGCGGGGTTTGACTTGAATAGTTTTGTTGGTAGTGCTCTCGTCAAGTTGTATGCAACATGTGGCTTTGTGGGAGATGCTAGACGGGCTTTTGATGGCATTTTGTCTAGAGATTTGGTTTTGTGGAATGTGATGGTATCTTGCTATGTTTCTAATTGTTTGGCCAAAGAGGCTTTTGGGGTCTTCAATTTGATGCAGTTGCAAGGTGTGAAGGGGGATGAGTTTACATTCAGTAGCCTGCTGAGTTTGTGTGGTACGTTGGAATCTTGTAATTTGGGAAAGCAAATCCATGGCCTTATTGTAAGAAACTCTTTTGATTTAGATGTTCAAGTGGTGAGTGCACTTGTTGATATGTATGCAAATAATCAAAGTATCGATGATGCTTGCAAGGCTTTCGATGGGATGAACATTAGAAATGTTGTGTCTTGGAATACTATGATTGTGGCTTACGGACAGCATGGAGATGGGAAGGAAGCTATGAAACTTCTGAAGAAAATGCTTAAAGCAGGTTTCTATCCTGATGAATTAACTCTTGCTAGCATCCTTAGCTCATGTGGCAACTTGTCTGCCACTAGTGAAATTATGCAAGCTCATGCTAGTACTATTAAGCTAGGGCTTCAAGCCTTTTTATCGATATCCAATGCTCTGATAAATGCATACTCCAAATGTGGCAGCATCCTTGGTGCATATCAATGCTTCAGCTCTGTTTTAGAGCCTGATCTTGTTACATGGACTTCAGTTGTATGTGCATATGCATTCCATGGTCTTACCAAAGAAGCTACCGAGTTATTTGAGAAGATGTTATCTTATGGCATTAGGCCAGatccaataatttttcttgGGCTTCTCTCTGCCTGTAACCATGGGGGCCTAGTAAAGAAGGGCCTGCATTACTTCAATTTGATGACCAGTTACTACCAAATTGTTCCGAACTCAGAGCACTATGCCTGTCTTATAGATCTTTTTGGGCGCTTTGGTCTTTTGGATGAGGCATTTGATGTTTTGACCTCAATGCCAATGGAACCTGGGTCAAATACCTTAGGAGCATTCATTGGAGCATGTAAAGTCCATAAAAATCTTAGATTAGCAAAATGGGCCGCAGAAAAGTTATTTGCATTAGAGCCGAACAATCCTGCGAATTATACTCTGATGTCTAACTTGTATGCTTCTGAAAGGCTTTGGCATGATTTGGCAAGTGTACGCAAAATAATGAGGGACAGGTGTGATTTTAAAGTTCCAGGTTATAGTTGGATACAGATTTCTAGTAATGTTCATACCTTTGTGTCAAGTGATAAATCTCACCCACAAGCCTTACAAGCTTATGTTATATTAGGAACATTGCTTAGGTTGATGAAAGAGGACAATCATATTTGCAATATAAACACTATGTCTGACAGTTTTTTAGATGATTGTGCACTGAACTTCCATGGCTGA